A stretch of the Duncaniella dubosii genome encodes the following:
- a CDS encoding type III pantothenate kinase, translating into MANYLTIDQGNSEAKITFWNDTELVDSVIEARLTPSSVESFVNGRPLSGAIYCSVVQNNGPVINKLSHLARCVYRLSPSTPLPINIDYATPNTLGSDRVAAAVGAWSDFKGRDILVIDAGTAVTYDYVDASGTFRGGNIAPGITMELKALNQFTARLPLIPFPENMGSLRDTIIGRDTAEAITLGAVYSVVASIGYYRSRLPKDTVVVLGGGCGHHLASLCDFDVHVDEHLASKGLNRILLYNEN; encoded by the coding sequence ATGGCCAATTATTTAACCATCGATCAGGGAAATTCCGAAGCCAAGATTACATTCTGGAATGATACAGAGCTCGTTGACTCAGTCATCGAAGCCCGTCTCACACCCTCGTCGGTTGAAAGTTTCGTGAACGGTCGCCCATTGTCGGGTGCTATATATTGTTCCGTGGTTCAGAATAACGGACCTGTCATCAATAAGCTCAGCCACCTTGCCCGCTGTGTCTACCGTCTGAGTCCCTCGACTCCGCTGCCTATCAACATTGATTATGCCACTCCAAATACGCTCGGAAGCGACCGTGTTGCGGCTGCTGTAGGGGCATGGAGCGATTTTAAGGGACGTGACATCCTTGTCATAGATGCCGGGACTGCGGTGACCTATGACTACGTGGATGCTTCCGGAACTTTCCGCGGTGGCAATATCGCTCCGGGCATTACAATGGAGCTAAAAGCCCTCAATCAGTTTACGGCCCGACTTCCTCTCATCCCTTTCCCTGAAAACATGGGTTCACTCCGCGATACAATCATAGGCCGTGATACAGCCGAGGCTATAACCTTGGGCGCGGTCTACAGTGTTGTCGCCTCAATAGGATATTATCGTAGCCGTCTCCCTAAGGATACTGTCGTTGTCCTTGGCGGAGGATGCGGCCATCATCTCGCATCTCTTTGTGACTTTGATGTTCATGTCGATGAACATCTGGCCAGCAAGGGGTTAAACAGAATTTTGCTATACAATGAAAATTAA
- a CDS encoding hemolysin family protein — protein sequence MTLTAWIILSVVSLCFSALFSGVEIAYISADRVRVGLDTNRGGLINRIIGRYYSHSDFFISTILVGNNIMLVIYGMGAAALLEPWIEANISDNQAVILVLQTIVSTLVILFTGEFLPKSVFRINPNTSLKISALPVYFFYIVLYPVSWFTSWLSKMLMKLAGIKAEDTRLGVLSITDLNDYLETKIDDLENPQEVEVENEVKIFHNALDFSTTQLRDCMAPRNELVAVDIDTTTREELSELFTSSGRSKILVYKEDIDNVVGYVHVSELFDPGRDWKEHVKEVLYAPDTLLANTMMRRLLGEKRSMAVVVDEFGGTAGLVTLEDLVEEIFGDIQDEHDKNGLTATELSPGVFEFSGRIEVRTLRDEFRLDIPEDDEYQTLAGYIIHETGSLPAQDERIEIDGITFTIKARSATRLDLIRVETTQFSDKE from the coding sequence ATGACACTTACAGCGTGGATTATCCTTTCCGTAGTATCTCTCTGTTTTTCGGCTCTTTTTTCAGGGGTCGAGATTGCCTATATCTCGGCTGACCGTGTCAGGGTCGGACTTGATACGAACCGAGGTGGCCTGATTAACAGGATTATAGGGCGCTACTATTCCCACTCCGATTTCTTTATATCCACCATCCTTGTCGGCAACAATATCATGCTTGTCATCTACGGTATGGGCGCGGCCGCGTTACTTGAGCCGTGGATTGAAGCCAACATCTCTGATAATCAGGCTGTAATTCTTGTCTTGCAGACAATCGTTTCCACACTTGTGATTCTTTTCACAGGTGAGTTCCTTCCGAAATCCGTTTTTCGCATCAATCCGAATACTTCGTTGAAGATATCCGCTTTGCCGGTTTATTTTTTCTACATAGTGCTTTATCCCGTCTCATGGTTCACTTCTTGGCTGTCGAAAATGTTGATGAAGCTTGCCGGCATCAAGGCTGAGGACACTCGCCTCGGTGTATTGTCTATCACGGATCTCAACGATTATCTTGAAACCAAGATTGATGACCTTGAAAATCCACAGGAGGTGGAGGTTGAAAACGAAGTGAAGATTTTCCACAACGCGCTTGATTTCTCAACGACGCAGCTCCGCGACTGTATGGCTCCGCGCAATGAGCTTGTGGCGGTTGATATCGACACTACGACACGCGAGGAACTGTCGGAACTTTTTACCTCATCCGGCCGAAGCAAGATTCTGGTATATAAGGAGGATATTGACAATGTGGTGGGCTACGTGCATGTGTCTGAGCTTTTCGACCCCGGGAGGGATTGGAAAGAACACGTAAAAGAAGTCCTTTACGCGCCCGACACCCTTCTTGCAAACACAATGATGCGTCGTCTGCTTGGCGAAAAGCGGTCGATGGCAGTAGTTGTCGATGAATTTGGCGGGACTGCCGGTCTTGTGACCCTTGAAGACCTCGTGGAAGAGATATTCGGTGATATTCAGGATGAGCACGACAAGAACGGATTGACTGCGACTGAATTGTCGCCCGGAGTATTTGAGTTTTCCGGCCGCATTGAAGTCCGTACGCTCCGCGACGAGTTCCGTCTTGATATTCCGGAGGATGATGAATACCAGACTCTCGCCGGTTATATCATTCATGAGACAGGCTCTCTTCCTGCGCAGGATGAGAGGATTGAGATTGACGGAATCACATTCACTATCAAGGCCAGAAGTGCCACACGTCTCGATCTCATACGCGTAGAGACTACACAGTTTTCTGACAAGGAGTGA
- the greA gene encoding transcription elongation factor GreA has product MAITYMTKEGYKKKMEEIAFLESVERPRISAAIAEARDKGDLSENSEYDAAKEAQGMLEMKIAQLKDLVANSRIIDESKLNNEEVQILNRVKIKNTANGMMMEYTIVADSEADLKDKKIGSSTPIAQGLLGHKLGEIVEIKVPAGLMKFEIVEINF; this is encoded by the coding sequence ATGGCTATTACTTACATGACCAAGGAAGGTTACAAGAAAAAAATGGAAGAAATCGCGTTTCTCGAATCAGTGGAACGCCCCCGCATATCTGCCGCAATCGCTGAAGCCCGTGATAAGGGCGACCTTTCGGAGAATTCCGAATATGATGCCGCAAAGGAAGCTCAGGGTATGCTTGAAATGAAGATCGCGCAGCTCAAAGACCTCGTGGCTAACTCACGCATCATCGACGAAAGCAAGCTCAACAACGAGGAAGTGCAGATTCTCAACCGAGTTAAAATCAAGAACACAGCCAACGGCATGATGATGGAATATACTATCGTCGCTGATTCCGAAGCTGACCTTAAGGATAAGAAAATAGGTTCAAGCACTCCTATCGCGCAAGGTCTTCTTGGCCATAAGCTTGGCGAGATTGTCGAAATAAAGGTGCCGGCAGGCTTAATGAAATTTGAGATTGTTGAAATCAATTTCTAA
- the xerD gene encoding site-specific tyrosine recombinase XerD has protein sequence MRQIADIDRLLKEYGLYLRMEKGVSDNTREAYLSDVGRLLGYLSDTGCTLREVTADTLRFFIGELHDLGIAERSQARIISGMRSFFRFLSLEDYINPDPTELLESPKIGLHLPEVLTVEEINAMISAIDPNKAEAQRDRAMMETLYGCGLRVSELVNVEISKIYGDEGYLVVRGKGNKERMVPMSEVSVYEIGEYLHDRETLPVKPDCSNILFLNRRGGKLTRERIFQIVKSLAEAAGIRKNISPHTLRHSFATHLLEGGANLRAIQQMLGHETIATTQIYIHLDRSTLRSDILTYHPRNHRG, from the coding sequence ATGCGTCAGATTGCAGACATTGACAGACTATTGAAAGAATATGGGCTTTACCTGCGTATGGAAAAAGGTGTTTCCGACAATACGCGGGAAGCTTACCTTTCAGATGTTGGCCGCTTGCTCGGCTATCTTTCGGATACAGGTTGCACGTTGCGTGAAGTGACGGCCGACACGTTGCGTTTTTTCATCGGAGAGCTTCATGATCTCGGGATTGCCGAGCGGTCACAGGCGCGCATCATTTCAGGAATGCGTTCTTTTTTTAGATTCCTGAGTCTTGAAGACTACATCAACCCTGATCCTACAGAGCTGCTTGAATCGCCGAAAATCGGACTTCATCTGCCTGAGGTGTTGACCGTCGAGGAAATCAATGCCATGATTTCGGCTATTGATCCCAACAAGGCGGAAGCGCAGCGTGACCGTGCCATGATGGAAACCCTCTATGGCTGCGGGCTTCGTGTGAGCGAGCTTGTAAATGTGGAAATATCGAAAATTTATGGTGATGAAGGCTATCTCGTCGTTCGAGGAAAAGGCAATAAGGAGCGGATGGTTCCTATGTCGGAAGTGTCGGTCTATGAAATTGGCGAGTATCTTCATGACCGTGAGACATTGCCTGTGAAGCCTGACTGTTCCAACATACTTTTTCTGAATCGCCGTGGCGGAAAACTTACGCGTGAACGCATATTCCAGATAGTCAAGTCGCTCGCTGAGGCTGCCGGAATACGTAAGAATATTTCGCCCCATACCCTCCGGCATTCATTTGCGACCCATCTGCTTGAAGGAGGTGCTAATCTACGAGCAATCCAGCAGATGCTTGGCCATGAGACCATAGCCACTACGCAGATTTACATCCATCTTGACCGTTCGACTCTCAGGTCGGATATTCTGACATATCATCCCCGCAATCATCGAGGATAA
- the menA gene encoding 1,4-dihydroxy-2-naphthoate octaprenyltransferase: MGRSKVACWIEAMRLRTLPVSLAGVIYAVGLGIDTHHFRVMPAILCLIFALLAQIASNFANEYYDFKRGFDRVGRDGPRRGVTEGDISPESMKYATYATLGVACVTGCVLVAVFGYWWMFIIGILTALGVMAYSTGPYPLSHHGLGEVAVVCFFGIIPVCLTYILMGGAWGWWLGFASVGIGLMGANVLIVNNYRDIEDDTAVGKQTLAVRLGRRSMIFIYCSNGICALTFTLPAWLSAGGLWWIVPLFYLLGHIFLCLRLKLLSGRALNPLLGMTAVLMLVYAAGFLLTVIIS; the protein is encoded by the coding sequence ATGGGCAGAAGTAAGGTTGCATGCTGGATTGAAGCGATGAGGCTTCGGACACTTCCCGTGTCACTTGCGGGTGTCATATATGCCGTAGGCCTCGGTATTGATACGCACCATTTTCGCGTTATGCCTGCTATCTTATGTCTGATATTTGCCCTTCTGGCTCAGATTGCATCAAACTTTGCCAACGAATACTATGACTTCAAGCGTGGTTTTGACCGGGTAGGTCGTGATGGCCCGCGACGAGGAGTCACTGAAGGTGACATTTCGCCGGAATCCATGAAATATGCCACATACGCAACCCTTGGCGTAGCATGCGTCACGGGTTGCGTGCTTGTGGCTGTTTTTGGCTATTGGTGGATGTTTATCATCGGTATTCTCACTGCTTTGGGTGTCATGGCCTATAGCACAGGTCCTTATCCTCTTTCTCATCATGGCCTTGGTGAGGTAGCTGTGGTGTGCTTTTTCGGCATTATCCCGGTGTGTCTGACCTATATCCTGATGGGCGGTGCATGGGGCTGGTGGTTAGGCTTTGCCTCGGTCGGTATCGGCCTTATGGGTGCGAATGTGTTGATTGTCAATAATTATCGCGACATTGAAGACGACACGGCTGTCGGGAAGCAGACCCTTGCTGTCAGACTTGGCCGTCGGTCCATGATATTCATCTATTGTTCCAACGGTATCTGCGCGTTGACATTCACTTTACCTGCATGGCTGTCGGCCGGTGGGCTTTGGTGGATCGTACCGCTGTTTTATCTTTTGGGACACATATTTCTATGTCTGCGTCTGAAACTGCTTTCCGGCCGCGCTCTCAATCCGCTGCTTGGAATGACTGCAGTCCTTATGCTTGTCTATGCGGCAGGATTCCTTTTGACAGTAATTATATCCTGA
- a CDS encoding porin family protein: protein MVKLRDKFSLPETWGAGLAYDWNDRLQAEVDVTYQNWSKAKYHQIENFSSGKFDNRWRIGAGLSYRPDPRGGYFKRVTYRAGGYYNRDYIMVEGNHVRDYGISCGFGLPAASEKTVINLGFEYINRQATPNPLLKEQYFHVTLGINFNQVWFFQNKLR from the coding sequence GTGGTTAAGCTGCGTGACAAGTTCTCTCTTCCTGAAACATGGGGCGCAGGTCTTGCCTATGACTGGAACGACCGTCTGCAGGCGGAAGTCGATGTGACTTATCAGAACTGGTCGAAAGCAAAGTATCATCAGATTGAAAACTTCTCGTCCGGAAAATTTGACAATCGCTGGCGTATCGGTGCCGGTCTGAGCTATCGCCCTGATCCGCGTGGCGGATATTTCAAGCGTGTCACCTACCGTGCAGGTGGCTATTACAATCGTGACTATATCATGGTCGAAGGCAATCATGTGCGTGATTACGGTATTTCATGTGGTTTCGGTTTGCCGGCCGCCTCAGAGAAGACTGTCATTAATCTCGGTTTTGAGTATATTAATCGGCAGGCTACTCCTAATCCATTGTTGAAGGAACAATATTTCCATGTGACTCTCGGTATAAACTTCAATCAGGTCTGGTTCTTCCAGAATAAGCTGCGTTGA
- the lptC gene encoding LPS export ABC transporter periplasmic protein LptC → MGKRCSTLRAMRSLPVVAVVCLLLVSFVVSGCKDSDPVGMGNVDASRTPTMLTRDVETLISDSGVTRFRIVTPIWYVYDEVDEPYWSFPEGLNLDKYDNFFRREATVEADSAVYFKNKQLWRLDGNVNITNVMNEKFLTNQLYWDQRQHKLYSDSFIHIERPDKVLEGYGFDSNEQLTRYTIRKVSGIFPAGAFRPGGRGAGATSDSEDSEPKDSDDDNPVQDNDSITKASTK, encoded by the coding sequence ATGGGAAAACGTTGCTCTACACTTCGGGCCATGCGTTCACTGCCGGTTGTTGCCGTGGTGTGTCTGTTGCTTGTCTCATTCGTCGTGTCAGGTTGTAAGGACAGCGATCCGGTCGGGATGGGCAACGTGGATGCCTCAAGGACTCCGACTATGCTGACACGCGATGTCGAGACACTTATTTCAGATTCCGGTGTCACGCGCTTCCGCATTGTCACACCGATATGGTATGTCTACGATGAGGTTGATGAACCTTACTGGAGCTTTCCGGAAGGGTTGAACCTTGATAAATATGACAATTTTTTCCGTCGTGAAGCAACGGTCGAGGCTGATTCGGCAGTCTATTTCAAAAACAAGCAGCTTTGGCGGCTTGACGGAAATGTCAACATCACAAATGTGATGAACGAGAAGTTCCTGACAAATCAGCTTTACTGGGATCAGCGACAGCATAAGCTCTATTCCGATTCATTCATTCATATAGAGCGCCCTGACAAGGTGCTTGAAGGCTATGGATTTGATTCAAACGAGCAGTTGACCCGCTATACCATCAGGAAAGTATCGGGAATCTTTCCCGCAGGAGCTTTCCGTCCGGGAGGACGCGGGGCAGGTGCGACATCTGACAGTGAAGACAGCGAACCGAAGGATTCCGATGACGACAATCCGGTGCAAGATAACGACAGCATAACAAAAGCATCTACTAAATGA
- the xseA gene encoding exodeoxyribonuclease VII large subunit, which yields MTTDTLTLEEFTSRLSSLISSEPSLRNVWVTAETSDVRRAMHCYLELIQKNPATGEPIARVRATIWRSALARIESDFMATTGSRLGSGMKVRVLVSVNYHPSYGLSLNITDIDPVYTMGDLVRLRLEILAKLQKEGVIELNRSLEWTEIPLRIAVISATGAAGYGDFIHQLYTNPRHLRFSTKLFPAVMQGQQAPGSIIAALESIAAEEDDWDGVVIIRGGGATSDLAAFENYDLAANIAQFPLPVIIGIGHERDVTVLDYVANMRVKTPTAAAEWLISRGTEALDHLEALATEIHHSASAMISASREQLAYISARLPYLPQAAIDNTRKRLDRDMLALSETTRKRLHPEVSRLDMLAERLASSTASIIERRRHRLDSIGELIKVLSPAATLKRGYTITRISGHAVTSVSQLKTGMTIETILPDGTVNSNIL from the coding sequence ATGACCACAGACACTCTGACACTTGAAGAATTCACTTCACGCCTGTCATCTCTCATCTCATCCGAGCCATCGTTACGCAACGTATGGGTAACCGCCGAGACATCCGACGTGCGCCGTGCCATGCACTGCTATCTTGAACTTATCCAGAAAAATCCGGCCACCGGCGAACCGATAGCACGTGTGCGTGCCACAATCTGGCGTTCGGCACTCGCTCGTATCGAAAGTGATTTCATGGCGACTACAGGCAGCCGTCTGGGAAGCGGAATGAAGGTCAGAGTGCTCGTCTCGGTCAACTATCATCCCTCCTACGGGCTTTCGCTTAATATCACAGACATTGACCCGGTGTATACTATGGGCGACCTTGTGAGACTGCGACTTGAGATTCTTGCAAAACTTCAGAAGGAAGGGGTCATTGAACTAAACCGCTCGCTCGAATGGACTGAAATCCCTCTCCGCATAGCCGTAATTTCCGCTACCGGCGCGGCAGGCTACGGTGATTTCATCCATCAGCTCTACACTAACCCGCGCCATCTAAGATTTTCGACAAAGCTTTTTCCCGCTGTAATGCAAGGCCAGCAAGCTCCGGGATCAATAATTGCCGCTCTCGAATCCATTGCCGCAGAAGAAGACGACTGGGACGGTGTTGTCATCATTAGAGGAGGAGGTGCGACAAGTGATCTTGCCGCATTCGAAAACTATGACCTCGCCGCCAACATAGCCCAGTTTCCATTACCCGTTATAATAGGTATCGGTCATGAACGTGATGTGACTGTGCTTGACTATGTTGCAAATATGCGTGTGAAGACTCCCACAGCAGCTGCCGAATGGCTTATTTCACGTGGCACAGAAGCCCTTGACCATCTTGAGGCTCTGGCAACCGAAATACACCATAGCGCATCTGCCATGATTTCCGCATCACGCGAGCAACTCGCATATATCAGCGCACGTCTCCCCTATCTTCCACAAGCAGCAATCGACAATACACGCAAACGTCTCGACCGTGATATGCTCGCACTGAGTGAAACCACCCGTAAACGTTTGCATCCGGAGGTGTCTCGACTCGACATGCTTGCCGAACGTCTTGCCTCTTCGACCGCATCAATAATCGAACGTCGCAGACATCGACTCGATTCTATCGGGGAGCTAATCAAAGTGCTTTCGCCTGCCGCAACACTAAAACGCGGGTATACCATAACACGCATCAGCGGTCATGCTGTGACTTCTGTATCCCAACTAAAAACAGGTATGACAATCGAGACCATACTGCCCGACGGCACTGTCAACTCTAACATTCTTTAA
- a CDS encoding MATE family efflux transporter — protein MAWATVISTGINAAIIVYFLVRESDPVALSLNVRKWRLSKPDLKKMLQIGVPAGLQGMVFSISNIFIQSAINSFGADAIAGSSAALTFEAYCYYIITSFCAAVIAFTGQNYGAGNYDRCKRVLRICMLYSIVIGGTCNLLIAWYGDTCISIFSSSPEVMRYATIRFHTVLVFQCLASFYEIPGSYMRALGYSVTPMLLTVFGTCVLRLGWVAIFRGIDSSFHGLLIIYPISWTITGITVMTAALIVQHKVFKRKAVQTTIS, from the coding sequence GTGGCATGGGCCACGGTCATATCCACAGGCATCAACGCTGCCATCATCGTCTATTTCCTCGTCCGAGAGTCTGATCCCGTAGCGCTGTCGCTTAATGTGAGAAAATGGCGATTGTCTAAACCAGACCTTAAAAAGATGCTTCAGATCGGCGTACCTGCAGGGCTGCAAGGCATGGTATTTTCAATCTCCAACATCTTTATCCAATCTGCAATCAACAGTTTCGGTGCTGATGCCATAGCTGGCTCGTCGGCGGCTCTGACATTTGAGGCTTACTGCTATTACATAATCACATCATTCTGCGCAGCCGTCATAGCTTTTACGGGACAAAACTACGGAGCAGGCAACTACGACCGCTGCAAGAGGGTGTTGCGCATATGCATGCTATACAGCATAGTGATCGGCGGGACGTGCAATCTCCTTATCGCATGGTATGGTGATACCTGTATTTCCATCTTCTCAAGCTCTCCCGAAGTGATGCGCTACGCCACAATCCGATTCCACACGGTACTCGTGTTCCAGTGTCTTGCAAGCTTCTATGAAATCCCCGGCTCCTACATGAGAGCCTTGGGTTACTCCGTGACCCCTATGCTGCTAACCGTGTTCGGCACATGTGTCCTGCGACTTGGATGGGTAGCCATATTCAGAGGGATCGACAGTTCATTCCACGGACTCTTAATCATCTATCCCATATCATGGACCATCACTGGCATCACCGTAATGACCGCAGCCTTAATAGTCCAGCACAAAGTATTCAAAAGAAAAGCCGTGCAGACCACAATCAGTTAA
- a CDS encoding HIT family protein, which translates to MSTIFSKIAAGEIPSYRIAADERHYAFLDINPVAPGHVLVIPRIEDDYIFNLSDDDYSALTLFAKRVAKAIEQAVPCKRVGVAVIGLEVPHTHIHLIPINSESDMDFHNKTQLPAEEMEAIAKAISSKYDELYPGN; encoded by the coding sequence ATGTCGACAATCTTCAGTAAAATTGCAGCCGGCGAGATTCCTTCTTACCGTATTGCAGCCGACGAACGTCACTATGCTTTTCTTGACATCAATCCCGTTGCTCCGGGTCATGTGCTTGTGATTCCGCGGATTGAAGATGACTATATTTTCAATCTGTCTGACGATGATTACAGCGCTCTGACTCTTTTTGCAAAGCGTGTTGCAAAAGCTATTGAACAGGCTGTCCCTTGCAAACGCGTGGGTGTAGCTGTCATAGGTCTTGAAGTGCCTCATACTCACATTCATCTCATTCCCATCAATTCGGAGTCTGATATGGATTTCCACAACAAGACTCAGCTTCCTGCTGAAGAGATGGAGGCAATCGCAAAGGCTATTTCCTCGAAATACGACGAACTTTATCCCGGAAACTAA